The Acidobacteriota bacterium genome has a segment encoding these proteins:
- the asnB gene encoding asparagine synthase (glutamine-hydrolyzing): protein MCGIAGIFKFRKGDAEITESLLERMRDTMVHRGPDGAGVWRSPDGRVGLAHRRLSIVDLSEAGAQPMASADGALWIAYNGEVYNHAELRTELEAGGYRYRSRTDTETLLYAYDRWGLECVRRLQGMFAFGLWDARRRRLWLVRDRIGIKPLYYTFTGGQVLFASEIKALLEHPQVSRDVDPTALYHYMTLYTAPAPLTMFKGIYKLPAGHAMVVEEGRDPRVYHYWDPIVPRERFERAFRESGEPGVEAYCTKEIRRLLSESIEKRMMSDVPFGVFLSGGIDSSTNVALMARLMDRPVDTFTVAFKDNPQYNELEYARRIAREFKTNHHEVLIGESDLLEYLPDLIYHQDEPIADPVCVPLYYVSKLARDNGTIVIQVGEGSDEQFCGYPWNVIFQRIHEGPWKWFRRLPRAVRVPAAHMALLASRSRWTGRRWMPAFGAELAMRAAYDQELFWGGAIAFLETAKQRYVNKDAFGNGVTVPYFQGLGDSFLGNHQHLSSATVVGALADHLRREKPEADFLEQMIYMELKHRLPELLLMRVDKITMSTSVEARVPFLDHALAEFTMNIPPALKIHHGETKHILKKAVEGLIPNDIIYRRKQGFAAPVDAWMDTELGREMRHTFQTTRFRRRGFLRFDRVDAEMKGPSSRRDSSAYWILFNFLKWYDRWIEGQT from the coding sequence ATGTGCGGGATCGCGGGAATCTTTAAATTTCGGAAAGGCGATGCCGAGATTACGGAATCACTTTTGGAGCGCATGCGAGACACCATGGTGCATCGCGGCCCCGACGGCGCCGGCGTGTGGCGCTCCCCGGACGGCCGGGTCGGGCTGGCGCACCGGCGGCTGAGCATCGTTGACCTTTCCGAAGCGGGCGCCCAGCCCATGGCCAGCGCCGACGGCGCGCTTTGGATTGCCTATAACGGCGAGGTGTACAACCACGCTGAGCTTCGAACCGAGCTCGAGGCCGGAGGTTACCGCTATCGGTCGCGTACGGATACCGAAACCCTACTCTACGCCTACGACCGATGGGGCCTCGAGTGCGTGCGTCGTCTTCAAGGGATGTTCGCCTTCGGCTTGTGGGACGCGCGCAGGAGGCGTCTCTGGCTTGTCCGCGACCGCATCGGCATCAAGCCCCTTTACTACACCTTCACGGGCGGCCAGGTGTTGTTTGCCTCCGAGATCAAGGCGCTGCTTGAGCATCCGCAGGTTTCGCGCGATGTGGACCCGACGGCACTGTATCACTATATGACGCTCTACACCGCGCCGGCGCCGCTCACCATGTTCAAGGGGATCTACAAGCTGCCCGCCGGGCATGCCATGGTGGTTGAGGAAGGCCGGGATCCACGCGTTTACCACTACTGGGATCCCATCGTGCCCCGCGAGCGCTTCGAGCGGGCATTTCGCGAGTCGGGGGAGCCGGGCGTCGAGGCGTACTGCACGAAGGAAATCCGACGCCTTCTGTCCGAATCCATCGAGAAGCGCATGATGAGCGACGTGCCGTTCGGCGTGTTCCTGAGCGGAGGCATCGACTCGAGCACCAACGTGGCTCTCATGGCGCGCCTGATGGACCGCCCCGTGGACACCTTTACCGTCGCGTTTAAGGACAATCCGCAATACAACGAACTGGAATACGCGCGCCGCATCGCCCGCGAGTTCAAAACGAACCATCACGAGGTTCTCATTGGCGAGAGCGACCTTCTGGAGTATCTTCCGGACCTCATCTACCACCAGGACGAGCCGATCGCCGATCCCGTCTGCGTGCCGCTCTATTATGTGTCGAAGCTCGCGCGCGACAACGGCACCATAGTGATTCAGGTGGGGGAGGGAAGCGACGAGCAGTTCTGTGGCTACCCGTGGAACGTCATCTTTCAGCGGATACATGAAGGCCCCTGGAAGTGGTTCCGCAGGCTGCCGCGGGCGGTGCGCGTCCCGGCGGCGCATATGGCGCTGCTTGCTTCGCGTTCGCGCTGGACGGGAAGGCGGTGGATGCCCGCGTTTGGCGCCGAACTCGCCATGCGGGCGGCCTACGACCAGGAATTATTCTGGGGCGGCGCCATTGCTTTCCTGGAAACCGCCAAACAGCGCTACGTGAACAAGGACGCGTTCGGGAATGGGGTCACGGTGCCGTATTTTCAGGGCTTGGGAGATTCTTTTCTCGGCAATCATCAGCACCTCTCGTCGGCCACGGTGGTCGGAGCCCTCGCCGACCATCTGCGCCGCGAGAAGCCGGAAGCCGATTTCCTGGAGCAGATGATTTATATGGAGCTCAAGCACCGCCTGCCGGAGCTTCTGCTCATGCGCGTGGACAAGATTACCATGTCCACATCGGTTGAGGCCCGCGTTCCGTTCCTCGACCACGCGCTGGCCGAGTTCACCATGAACATTCCGCCGGCGCTCAAGATTCATCACGGGGAAACGAAGCACATCCTCAAGAAGGCCGTCGAGGGCCTGATTCCCAACGACATCATCTATCGGCGAAAGCAGGGCTTCGCCGCGCCGGTGGACGCCTGGATGGACACGGAGCTTGGTCGGGAGATGCGCCATACGTTTCAAACGACGCGGTTTCGGCGGCGGGGCTTTCTGCGCTTCGACCGCGTGGACGCCGAGATGAAGGGGCCCTCTTCGCGCCGCGACAGTTCCGCGTATTGGATTTTGTTCAACTTCCTGAAGTGGTACGACCGCTGGATTGAGGGGCAGACGTAA
- a CDS encoding class I SAM-dependent methyltransferase: MKSRASYSDAEKAVRDAYDVYPQRFLKKGYRFNTVYLTNKALSDWSLLAPIDLCGKQVLNVGCAEPIDELQFGKCAGAWHAVDFSLKNLRGARQVLQEELSACLLNTIHLYAADASALPFQNESFDVVVAFSTLEHIPDPGKRRKSFEEIARVLRHGGYAVITTSNAWNLKYRRRSIKDQRLGQTDFGFECFYSPLELRRLLCGMGLRPLRFYSEWRMPNNSYILQVATYLFRFFGTRIGYLAQK, from the coding sequence ATGAAATCAAGGGCAAGTTATTCTGATGCGGAGAAGGCGGTTCGTGATGCCTACGACGTGTATCCGCAACGTTTCCTTAAGAAAGGCTATCGCTTCAACACCGTTTATTTAACGAATAAGGCATTAAGTGATTGGAGCTTGCTCGCTCCTATTGACCTTTGTGGTAAGCAGGTGCTTAATGTCGGCTGCGCAGAACCCATTGATGAGCTTCAATTTGGCAAATGTGCGGGGGCATGGCATGCCGTTGATTTTTCGCTCAAGAATCTCCGAGGCGCAAGGCAAGTTCTTCAAGAAGAATTGTCTGCCTGCCTCCTTAACACCATTCATCTTTATGCGGCGGATGCCAGCGCGCTACCCTTTCAAAACGAGAGTTTTGATGTTGTGGTTGCCTTCTCGACCCTAGAACATATTCCTGACCCCGGCAAGCGAAGAAAGTCTTTTGAAGAAATTGCACGCGTGTTGCGGCATGGTGGATATGCAGTAATTACAACGTCAAACGCCTGGAATCTGAAATACCGGCGACGGTCAATAAAGGATCAGCGTCTAGGCCAAACGGATTTTGGTTTCGAGTGTTTTTACAGTCCCTTAGAGCTGCGGCGGCTTCTGTGCGGGATGGGACTGCGCCCTTTGCGCTTTTACTCAGAATGGCGCATGCCTAATAATTCGTATATTCTTCAAGTCGCAACATACCTATTTCGCTTTTTTGGAACGCGAATAGGCTATCTTGCCCAAAAGTAG
- a CDS encoding glycosyltransferase family 4 protein, with amino-acid sequence MLYLFLPFDFASEKVLGGAGAHMRGALEGLRDRGVKVSVISSQRRENFPSAVDAVTTVLPWRWGEHVPNVPIILYNARVFLKAWKLLRKKRPAFIYQRHLLFNVSGLLLSRALRRSLVLEYNCSEIWMVEHWGRGWTFLMHLARWMERVNIRSAELLVVVSERVREELLARGVPSERILVNPNGANPKTFHPGIEGRSVRERYGISQNNIVAGFIGTFSVWHGVEVLAKAVRQAVAAFPDVRFLLIGDGPLWTSVKEQVNRDGCEAHVTFTGRVPSAEVPAHLGACDILLSPHVQNPDGSPFFGSPTKLFEYMAMGKAVVASGIEQLAQVLEHERTALLVPPGNPEALARSIVRLARDKELRLRLGSSARDHVVKHYTWDRHVARILDRVRKMGWLDFFP; translated from the coding sequence ATGTTGTATTTGTTTCTCCCGTTCGATTTTGCGTCGGAAAAAGTCTTGGGCGGTGCGGGAGCGCACATGCGGGGCGCTTTGGAAGGGTTGCGGGATAGGGGCGTAAAGGTTTCGGTGATTTCGAGCCAGCGCAGAGAAAATTTTCCTTCCGCCGTAGATGCTGTTACAACGGTACTCCCATGGCGATGGGGAGAGCACGTTCCTAACGTTCCCATTATCTTATATAATGCTCGCGTTTTTCTGAAAGCATGGAAACTTCTTCGAAAGAAGCGTCCGGCGTTTATCTACCAGCGTCACCTGTTGTTTAACGTTTCTGGCCTCCTCTTATCCCGTGCTTTGCGGAGGTCTCTCGTTCTCGAATACAATTGCTCGGAGATTTGGATGGTTGAGCATTGGGGACGGGGCTGGACGTTTCTTATGCACCTCGCGCGGTGGATGGAGAGAGTAAACATCCGCTCTGCCGAACTGCTCGTCGTCGTGTCGGAGCGCGTCCGCGAGGAATTGCTGGCGCGGGGCGTTCCAAGCGAGCGCATTTTGGTCAACCCCAACGGGGCAAACCCCAAGACATTCCATCCCGGAATTGAGGGAAGATCTGTCCGCGAGCGTTATGGCATTTCGCAGAACAACATCGTGGCGGGTTTTATCGGCACGTTCTCCGTGTGGCATGGCGTGGAAGTGTTGGCCAAGGCCGTGCGGCAAGCCGTCGCGGCGTTTCCCGATGTTCGCTTTCTGCTCATCGGCGACGGGCCGTTGTGGACTTCGGTAAAGGAGCAAGTTAACCGAGACGGCTGCGAAGCGCACGTGACGTTCACCGGGCGCGTGCCGTCCGCAGAGGTGCCGGCGCACCTTGGGGCGTGCGATATTCTGCTATCGCCGCACGTGCAGAACCCGGACGGCTCGCCGTTCTTCGGCTCGCCCACCAAGCTTTTTGAATACATGGCCATGGGCAAGGCGGTTGTGGCAAGCGGCATCGAGCAGCTCGCGCAGGTGCTTGAGCACGAGAGGACGGCGCTCCTTGTGCCCCCCGGCAACCCCGAAGCTCTGGCGCGCTCGATCGTTCGGCTTGCCCGCGACAAAGAACTGCGCCTCCGCTTGGGAAGCTCCGCGCGCGACCACGTGGTCAAGCATTACACGTGGGACAGGCATGTGGCGCGCATCTTGGACCGGGTTCGAAAAATGGGCTGGCTCGATTTTTTTCCTTAA
- a CDS encoding class I SAM-dependent methyltransferase, protein MIAKSDSSTQLNGLFSPWLQSLRFRKAVPWVRGERLLDVGCSQGELLQWLSDVEDYVGVEGREDVCAQAKAKYPQHRFINLYLDKNNVTSLDIKDRDTILMLAVLEHLEHPSEVLAGLGRYLAPGGRIVITTPSPLGKPILDVGSMFGFFMSEMDEHHSYFSRKQLRGLCRQAGYRMLRLTSFEAGLNHLAVMEKTER, encoded by the coding sequence ATGATCGCTAAATCCGATTCGTCGACCCAGTTAAACGGCCTGTTTTCCCCATGGCTCCAGTCGCTCCGTTTTCGGAAAGCCGTGCCATGGGTTCGAGGTGAACGTCTTCTTGACGTCGGGTGTTCCCAGGGTGAGCTCCTCCAGTGGCTTTCGGATGTGGAAGATTACGTTGGGGTGGAGGGACGGGAAGACGTCTGCGCCCAGGCCAAGGCGAAGTATCCCCAACACCGGTTTATCAATCTCTATTTAGACAAAAACAACGTGACGTCCTTGGACATCAAAGATCGAGATACTATCCTGATGCTGGCCGTTCTTGAGCACCTCGAACATCCCTCTGAAGTGCTGGCGGGGCTGGGCCGGTATCTGGCTCCCGGGGGACGGATTGTCATTACCACCCCGAGCCCCCTCGGCAAACCTATTCTAGATGTCGGATCTATGTTCGGATTCTTTATGAGTGAGATGGACGAGCATCACAGTTATTTTTCCCGAAAACAGCTTCGTGGGTTGTGTCGTCAGGCGGGGTACCGCATGCTCCGCCTGACAAGCTTCGAAGCCGGACTGAACCATCTGGCCGTAATGGAGAAAACGGAGCGGTGA
- a CDS encoding glycosyltransferase family 39 protein, whose amino-acid sequence MNSRHWLFLFVLAFSVRLLALGLEWSSPNYIGVGIQNAEATRHLAQGDGYAFDRSRVAAIYEEQTERGGLTDLRHFPLSRYPERRVQPVFQYPPGYAIFLWLFGGWKTFVFARLFQVVLDSLACLWLTGLALRMLGLRAAWVAGFVYAMWLPSAISSATATPDAMTPFFTIGALDFFIRGINARGRRAWWFWALSGLWVGLGGYLRPTFLLLGLAMGGMGFVFSRFSWRPLVAGALVFGVTMLVLVPWAWRNHRLADRWMFTSSIGGYAFWEGLGDFPNPWGIEASDKMAQEFVEAHGYEWHSPESDRFLKSEFWKNVKAHPAAYASQVFRRCLKVVTARSYYGFGWRVQFDPPMPGSLRELPGWLFHHAGSIAILVLWRGWNILELALVALAVGGLFSGNWPGGHYFYKFKAPVFGVIVYIASLSAFIHFHPRYLVTIIPCYILLGAPAGLRLYDAAREKLLSRWTPSRPEGV is encoded by the coding sequence GTGAATTCCCGGCATTGGCTCTTTCTCTTTGTCTTGGCTTTTTCGGTCCGTCTTCTGGCCCTCGGTCTGGAGTGGAGCTCTCCCAATTACATTGGCGTCGGTATTCAAAATGCCGAGGCCACGAGACACCTTGCCCAGGGAGACGGTTATGCCTTTGATCGGAGCCGGGTCGCCGCAATTTACGAAGAACAAACTGAACGGGGCGGCTTGACCGACTTGAGGCACTTTCCCCTTTCCCGTTACCCGGAGCGCCGTGTCCAGCCCGTTTTCCAGTACCCCCCCGGATACGCCATATTCCTCTGGCTTTTCGGGGGATGGAAGACTTTCGTGTTTGCACGTTTGTTCCAGGTGGTGCTCGACAGTCTGGCTTGCCTGTGGTTGACCGGGCTGGCCCTGCGGATGCTCGGCCTCCGCGCGGCATGGGTGGCCGGGTTCGTATACGCCATGTGGCTGCCTTCGGCCATATCCAGCGCTACGGCTACTCCGGATGCTATGACACCGTTTTTTACCATCGGTGCCTTGGACTTTTTTATTCGCGGTATTAACGCTCGAGGACGCCGGGCGTGGTGGTTCTGGGCGCTTTCCGGTCTCTGGGTCGGCCTGGGCGGCTACTTACGCCCCACTTTCCTACTCTTGGGTTTGGCCATGGGCGGGATGGGGTTCGTCTTTTCCCGCTTTTCATGGCGCCCGCTCGTCGCCGGCGCTCTGGTTTTTGGCGTCACCATGCTGGTTCTGGTGCCCTGGGCGTGGCGAAACCATCGGCTGGCCGACCGCTGGATGTTCACGTCTTCCATAGGAGGTTACGCTTTTTGGGAAGGCTTGGGAGATTTTCCGAACCCATGGGGTATCGAGGCAAGCGATAAGATGGCCCAGGAATTCGTCGAGGCCCACGGCTACGAGTGGCACTCGCCTGAGAGCGACCGCTTTCTCAAAAGCGAGTTTTGGAAAAACGTCAAGGCGCATCCCGCCGCCTATGCATCCCAGGTTTTTCGTAGGTGCCTGAAAGTGGTGACGGCACGGAGTTACTACGGATTTGGGTGGCGAGTGCAGTTCGACCCGCCAATGCCTGGTTCGTTGCGCGAGCTGCCCGGCTGGCTTTTTCACCATGCTGGCAGCATAGCGATCCTTGTCCTTTGGCGGGGCTGGAATATCTTGGAATTGGCGCTGGTGGCGCTGGCCGTAGGCGGGCTTTTTTCAGGAAACTGGCCCGGCGGACACTATTTTTATAAATTTAAGGCACCCGTTTTCGGAGTTATCGTTTACATCGCTTCCCTGTCCGCTTTCATCCATTTTCATCCTCGATACCTGGTTACGATCATTCCGTGCTATATTCTATTGGGAGCACCTGCGGGACTCCGTCTGTATGATGCGGCTAGAGAAAAACTTCTCTCCAGGTGGACGCCTTCCAGACCGGAAGGAGTATGA
- a CDS encoding glycosyltransferase family 2 protein: MTKLIIQVPCYNEEEVLGQTISGLLKVSVPGVDQIEIMVVDDGSTDRTVEVARNAGAHHVVSLGAHQGLARAFSFGLDHALSLGADVLVNTDADNQYPASEIPNLIRPILEKQYHIVIGCRKIDEISNFSPLKKFLQKLGSWVVRRVSGTRVEDTTTGFRAYSRFAMMRVNVFSNFSYTLETIIQAGVLNIPMTAILVSANPETRESRLAKSILHYLWQSGRTILRIAAMYRAFLIFLTLGVTFLTIGALGFLVFLYYYFTVSGPTGHIQLVVFSGTMLVIGMFLTLAGLLADMINTNRTLMQDALFRIKRLEMEDRSRS; this comes from the coding sequence ATGACAAAGCTGATTATTCAAGTTCCCTGTTACAACGAAGAGGAGGTGCTTGGGCAGACCATTTCGGGGTTGCTGAAAGTGTCTGTCCCGGGCGTGGATCAAATCGAAATCATGGTGGTCGACGACGGCAGCACGGACCGAACGGTCGAAGTGGCTCGGAATGCCGGCGCCCATCACGTGGTTTCTCTGGGGGCCCATCAGGGCCTGGCGCGCGCTTTTTCTTTTGGTCTGGACCATGCCCTGTCGCTGGGTGCCGATGTTCTGGTCAACACTGACGCGGATAACCAGTACCCGGCCTCGGAAATACCGAACCTGATACGCCCAATTTTGGAAAAACAATATCACATCGTCATCGGCTGCCGTAAGATCGACGAGATCAGCAATTTTTCCCCTCTAAAGAAGTTTTTACAGAAACTCGGCAGCTGGGTCGTGCGCAGGGTGTCGGGCACCCGGGTGGAGGACACGACCACTGGGTTCCGCGCTTACAGCCGTTTCGCCATGATGAGAGTGAACGTCTTTTCGAATTTTTCCTATACGCTCGAAACCATCATCCAAGCCGGTGTCCTCAATATTCCGATGACGGCAATTCTGGTTTCTGCTAACCCCGAAACCCGAGAATCTCGCTTGGCGAAAAGCATTCTTCACTACCTCTGGCAGTCCGGGCGCACGATCCTCCGTATTGCCGCTATGTACCGGGCGTTCCTCATTTTTTTGACGCTCGGAGTGACGTTCCTGACGATAGGTGCTCTGGGATTCCTGGTTTTCCTTTATTACTACTTTACCGTTTCGGGGCCGACCGGTCATATCCAATTGGTGGTTTTTTCCGGCACCATGCTTGTGATTGGCATGTTTTTGACCCTTGCCGGCTTGCTTGCCGACATGATCAACACCAACCGTACTCTCATGCAGGATGCTCTGTTCAGGATCAAGCGTTTGGAAATGGAAGATCGTTCCCGCTCTTAG
- a CDS encoding glycosyltransferase family 2 protein, with protein sequence MKRPSLSLVVPVYNEEENLSILAGRLQEAVQGRDYEILFIDDGSTDKSFEVIRALAQKDQRVKCLRFRRNFGQTAAISAGIEMAEGDVIIPLDADLQNDPADVPRLLEKLDEGYDVVSGWRRDRKDKTWTRVIPSKVANWLISRISGVRLHDYGCTLKTYRKEVIKGVRLYGEMHRFIPIYAAWEGARVTEIEVTHHPRQFGQSKYGINRTVKVLLDLVTIKFLGSYATKPIYMFGGLGMLLCVAGAGFAGLTLYHKLALDIYVHRNPFVLLSIFLILVGMQLVMMGVLAEILIRIYHETRKRPVYSVREKVNISPAGE encoded by the coding sequence ATGAAACGTCCGTCCCTTTCCCTTGTCGTCCCCGTTTATAACGAAGAGGAGAACCTGTCGATTCTGGCCGGCCGCCTGCAGGAAGCGGTGCAAGGGCGCGATTACGAAATCTTGTTCATCGACGACGGAAGCACGGACAAGAGTTTTGAGGTTATTCGAGCGCTTGCACAGAAGGATCAACGCGTGAAATGCCTCCGGTTTCGGAGGAATTTCGGCCAAACGGCGGCCATCAGCGCAGGAATCGAGATGGCGGAGGGCGATGTGATCATTCCGCTCGACGCCGACCTGCAGAACGACCCGGCCGACGTTCCGCGCCTGCTCGAAAAACTGGACGAGGGCTACGACGTGGTAAGCGGCTGGCGCCGCGACCGCAAGGACAAAACGTGGACGCGGGTGATTCCCTCAAAAGTGGCGAACTGGCTCATCTCCCGCATAAGCGGCGTGCGCCTTCATGATTACGGGTGCACGTTGAAGACCTATAGGAAAGAAGTCATCAAGGGCGTCCGCTTGTACGGCGAGATGCACCGTTTTATACCCATATATGCCGCTTGGGAAGGCGCTAGGGTGACCGAGATTGAAGTGACGCATCATCCACGCCAGTTCGGCCAGTCGAAGTACGGCATCAATCGGACCGTCAAGGTGCTTCTCGACTTGGTGACCATTAAATTCCTGGGTTCTTACGCCACCAAGCCAATCTATATGTTCGGCGGGCTGGGGATGCTTCTGTGCGTGGCAGGAGCGGGGTTTGCGGGCCTTACGCTCTATCACAAACTGGCGCTCGACATTTACGTCCACCGCAATCCTTTTGTGCTCCTTTCCATCTTTCTCATACTGGTTGGCATGCAGCTCGTTATGATGGGGGTACTGGCGGAGATTCTCATCCGTATCTACCACGAGACGCGAAAACGGCCGGTGTATTCTGTTCGGGAGAAAGTGAATATTTCCCCGGCTGGGGAATGA
- the asnB gene encoding asparagine synthase (glutamine-hydrolyzing) has product MCGIAGWIGAYPSSSRHEAERALRAMGDALRHRGPDDSGFYLDEHVALGHRRLSIIDLGGGHQPMWSADGAAGIVFNGEIYNFLELRPELERKGYRFRTRSDTEVLLYLYLEYGESMLSRLNGMFSFALWDARKRELFVARDRMGKKPFYYVRKNGTFLFASELKALLKHPLVSRDVDRVALTRYLAHEYIPAPHSIFQDIRKLPGGCALKVSVDGFRIQNYWPCPFGEDGRHVDEREVMDRLRELLRDAVAKRLISDVPLGVFLSGGIDSSTVVAMMAELVPPERIETFSIGFKERSYDESRYARTVADHFGTNHHEEVLHPRRMLEILPDVVERLDEPFADPSIVPTYLLSGLTRRYVTVALGGDGGDELFAGYPTFLAEKIARWYEKLVPPFLHRQLEAWVGRWPPSLSNFSLDFKAKRFLAGIPYSEETRHQVWMSAFYPKMQAELWNEADGQLEWVYRALGAYGDEVPSRDALQRSLYIYYKGYLQDDILVKADRASMMHSLEVRAPFLDVRVVEYVSRLPARLKLRGKTTKYILKKAMRRRLPDKILYRSKKGFGIPTGKWFKEDLREYLRDVLSEKRIQKLGFFHPPYVSRLVEEHISGKRDWRKPLWALFMFELWRERWLR; this is encoded by the coding sequence ATGTGCGGCATTGCAGGCTGGATCGGCGCCTATCCCTCTTCCTCTCGGCATGAGGCGGAGCGGGCGCTGCGCGCCATGGGCGACGCGCTCCGCCATCGCGGGCCCGACGACAGCGGTTTCTACCTGGACGAGCACGTAGCGCTGGGACATCGGCGCCTCAGCATCATTGATCTTGGGGGAGGGCACCAGCCCATGTGGAGTGCGGACGGCGCCGCTGGCATTGTCTTCAACGGAGAGATTTACAACTTCCTTGAGTTGCGCCCCGAACTCGAACGCAAAGGCTACCGCTTTCGAACGCGCTCCGATACCGAAGTGCTGCTTTACCTCTACCTTGAGTACGGGGAAAGCATGCTCAGCCGCCTGAACGGCATGTTTTCTTTCGCGCTCTGGGACGCGCGAAAGCGGGAGTTGTTTGTGGCGCGCGACCGCATGGGCAAGAAACCCTTCTACTACGTGCGGAAGAACGGGACGTTTCTCTTTGCTTCGGAGCTCAAAGCGCTTTTGAAGCATCCGCTCGTGTCGCGTGACGTGGACCGGGTTGCGCTCACGAGGTATCTCGCCCATGAATACATTCCCGCCCCCCATTCCATTTTTCAAGACATCCGGAAATTGCCCGGAGGCTGCGCGCTCAAGGTTTCCGTGGACGGTTTTCGAATTCAAAATTATTGGCCGTGCCCGTTTGGCGAAGACGGGCGGCACGTGGACGAGCGGGAGGTGATGGACCGCCTCCGGGAGCTTCTGCGGGACGCCGTGGCGAAGCGCCTCATCAGCGATGTTCCCCTGGGCGTCTTTTTGAGCGGCGGCATCGATTCGAGCACGGTGGTCGCCATGATGGCCGAGCTTGTCCCGCCGGAGCGGATCGAGACGTTCTCCATCGGATTCAAGGAGCGCTCGTACGACGAGTCGCGGTACGCACGCACCGTAGCCGATCATTTCGGCACTAATCATCACGAGGAGGTTCTTCATCCGCGGCGCATGCTCGAAATTCTTCCCGATGTGGTGGAGCGTCTGGATGAGCCGTTCGCCGATCCTTCCATCGTGCCTACGTACCTTCTTTCCGGGTTGACTCGCCGCTACGTGACGGTCGCGCTGGGAGGCGACGGGGGAGACGAATTGTTTGCCGGCTATCCTACTTTTTTGGCGGAGAAGATAGCCCGCTGGTATGAGAAATTGGTGCCGCCGTTTTTGCACCGACAGTTGGAGGCGTGGGTGGGGCGGTGGCCGCCGTCGCTCTCCAACTTCAGCTTGGACTTCAAGGCCAAACGCTTTCTTGCGGGGATTCCTTATTCCGAAGAGACCCGGCATCAAGTCTGGATGAGTGCTTTCTATCCCAAGATGCAGGCGGAGTTGTGGAACGAGGCCGATGGACAGCTTGAATGGGTGTATCGCGCCTTGGGAGCCTACGGGGATGAAGTTCCGAGTCGCGACGCGTTGCAGCGCTCTCTCTACATCTATTACAAGGGATATCTTCAGGACGACATTCTCGTCAAAGCGGACCGGGCAAGCATGATGCATTCCTTGGAGGTGCGGGCGCCTTTTCTGGACGTGCGCGTCGTCGAGTATGTGAGCCGCCTGCCGGCGCGCCTTAAACTGCGGGGCAAAACCACGAAATACATTCTTAAGAAAGCCATGCGCCGCCGGCTGCCTGACAAGATTCTTTATCGTTCCAAGAAGGGTTTCGGCATTCCTACTGGAAAGTGGTTCAAGGAAGATCTCCGCGAATATCTCCGGGACGTGCTCTCGGAGAAGCGGATTCAGAAACTTGGCTTTTTCCACCCGCCGTACGTATCGCGCCTCGTGGAAGAGCATATTTCCGGCAAGCGCGACTGGCGCAAGCCTCTCTGGGCGCTCTTCATGTTTGAGCTTTGGCGCGAGAGGTGGCTCCGATGA